In one window of Marinitoga hydrogenitolerans DSM 16785 DNA:
- the folK gene encoding 2-amino-4-hydroxy-6-hydroxymethyldihydropteridine diphosphokinase, translated as MLSAIALGSNVGNKLKNIEKAIELLSKKTKIIKVSDIYETEPWGFKDQDIFLNACVLIDTELTPEELLKLCKNIEKTLKRKHRFKWGPREIDLDILYYEDIILEKENLNIPHKHMFDRDFVIVPLNDISPNWKHPIFKKTVEERFNEINKDTIKKYEMEL; from the coding sequence ATATTAAGTGCAATTGCTTTAGGTTCTAATGTTGGAAATAAACTGAAAAATATTGAGAAAGCTATAGAATTATTGTCTAAAAAAACTAAAATCATAAAAGTTTCTGATATATATGAAACGGAACCATGGGGATTCAAAGATCAGGATATTTTCTTGAACGCCTGTGTGTTGATAGACACAGAACTAACGCCTGAAGAACTTTTAAAATTATGTAAAAATATAGAAAAAACTTTAAAAAGAAAACACAGATTCAAATGGGGTCCGAGAGAAATTGATCTTGATATTTTATATTATGAAGATATCATCTTAGAAAAAGAGAATTTAAATATACCTCATAAACATATGTTTGATAGAGATTTTGTCATCGTTCCTCTTAATGATATCTCACCTAATTGGAAACATCCTATTTTTAAAAAAACCGTTGAAGAAAGATTCAATGAAATAAATAAAGACACTATAAAAAAATATGAAATGGAGCTTTAA
- the folP gene encoding dihydropteroate synthase, producing the protein MVRIRMFEDIDLEKEIHVDPNSIPIFKSKMEHYYILIEEIDVTSANIIKQEMLSRGGDVAIHKYAINHKIDKTNILLIGTKKQYDLLIKKLSTMNYWDIPKVKESLDKVFKNIKKRKWEYTINNNRNLSLGENSKIMGILNITPDSFHAPSRIKSVEQAIEQAKKMIKEGAEILDIGAESTRPGSESVELKEEIERVIPVIKELRSEFSDIVLSVDTYKSEVAKLAIENGADIINDISGMRFDKNMVNVVAEAKLPIVIMHIKGTPKNMQKNPYYENCISELMEYFEERIEYANKHGIDQIIIDPGFGFGKRVQDNLNLSFNISEFRALGYPILMGHSRKSTIGNILNLPDTKDRLEGTLALTSYYALKNIEIIRVHDVQENYRVVKTIEALRGYKKY; encoded by the coding sequence ATGGTAAGAATTAGAATGTTTGAGGATATTGATTTAGAAAAAGAGATTCATGTTGATCCTAACAGTATTCCAATATTTAAATCAAAAATGGAACATTATTATATTCTAATAGAAGAAATTGATGTCACAAGTGCAAATATCATCAAACAAGAAATGTTATCTCGTGGTGGAGATGTTGCTATTCATAAATATGCTATTAATCATAAAATTGATAAAACTAATATTCTTTTAATAGGAACAAAAAAACAATACGATTTATTAATAAAAAAATTATCTACAATGAATTATTGGGATATACCAAAGGTTAAAGAGTCTTTAGATAAGGTATTTAAAAATATAAAAAAAAGAAAGTGGGAGTATACAATAAATAATAACAGAAATCTTTCTCTTGGTGAAAATTCCAAAATTATGGGTATTTTAAATATAACTCCTGATTCTTTTCACGCTCCAAGTAGAATTAAAAGTGTTGAACAGGCTATTGAACAAGCTAAAAAAATGATCAAAGAAGGCGCTGAAATACTTGATATTGGTGCAGAATCTACAAGACCAGGTTCAGAAAGTGTTGAATTAAAAGAAGAAATAGAAAGAGTTATACCTGTAATAAAAGAATTAAGAAGTGAATTTAGTGATATTGTTTTAAGCGTTGATACTTATAAATCAGAAGTTGCTAAACTCGCTATTGAAAATGGCGCTGATATTATTAATGATATTTCTGGAATGCGCTTTGATAAAAATATGGTAAATGTTGTTGCTGAAGCTAAATTACCTATTGTTATTATGCATATTAAAGGCACACCAAAAAATATGCAAAAGAATCCATATTATGAAAATTGTATAAGTGAATTGATGGAATATTTTGAGGAAAGAATAGAATATGCCAATAAACATGGTATAGATCAAATTATTATTGATCCTGGTTTCGGTTTTGGAAAAAGAGTACAGGATAATCTTAATTTAAGTTTTAACATCTCTGAATTTAGGGCTTTAGGTTATCCTATATTGATGGGACATTCAAGAAAAAGTACAATTGGAAATATTCTAAACCTTCCTGATACTAAAGATAGATTAGAAGGAACTTTAGCTTTAACTTCTTATTATGCTTTAAAGAATATTGAGATAATAAGAGTTCATGATGTTCAAGAGAATTATAGGGTTGTAAAAACAATAGAAGCACTAAGGGGGTATAAAAAATATTAA
- the folE2 gene encoding GTP cyclohydrolase FolE2 produces MKDVQSELDSRGIYIHGVGISDLEYPIIFNGNHTIGSFTMLVDLDENVRGTHMSRFVEVLNKYYDNLSEKKLLDMSEELKNVLEAKKAYIKVSFPYFSLKKAPITKLESYTKCDVTYEVIDDEIKLYLAIPIITLCPCSKAISNYGAHNQRALVEIGLKLNDEIKLEEIAKYVEKSSSGMVFSLLKREDEKYVTEHMYDNPHFVEDVVRDLSVFLENDNRIGGYKIKVISYESIHNHNAFSEREGKAW; encoded by the coding sequence TTGAAAGATGTTCAATCCGAATTAGATAGTAGAGGGATATATATCCATGGTGTTGGAATTTCTGATCTTGAATATCCTATAATTTTTAATGGTAATCATACAATTGGTAGTTTTACTATGCTTGTTGATTTAGATGAAAATGTTAGAGGAACCCATATGAGTAGATTTGTAGAAGTTTTAAATAAATATTATGATAATTTATCTGAAAAAAAATTATTAGATATGAGTGAAGAATTAAAAAATGTGTTAGAAGCAAAAAAAGCTTATATTAAAGTTTCTTTTCCTTATTTTTCTTTAAAAAAAGCTCCTATTACAAAATTAGAAAGTTATACTAAATGTGACGTTACTTACGAAGTTATTGATGATGAAATTAAATTATATTTAGCTATACCTATAATTACATTGTGCCCATGTTCGAAGGCTATTTCTAACTATGGTGCCCATAATCAAAGAGCTCTAGTTGAAATAGGATTAAAATTAAATGATGAAATCAAATTAGAAGAAATAGCTAAATATGTTGAAAAATCTTCTAGTGGTATGGTTTTTTCATTATTAAAAAGAGAAGATGAAAAATATGTCACTGAACATATGTATGATAATCCACACTTTGTTGAAGATGTCGTTAGAGATTTAAGTGTGTTTTTAGAAAATGATAATCGAATTGGAGGATATAAAATTAAAGTAATTAGTTATGAAAGTATACACAATCACAATGCTTTTTCTGAAAGAGAGGGAAAAGCATGGTAA
- the queD gene encoding 6-carboxytetrahydropterin synthase QueD produces MLVKRVFNFAAAHNLIKYHGKCESLHGHNYRLEVTVKGTTNDEGMVIDFLELKKIVKEEVLNILDHSYLNDIIEQPTAENISMWIWNKLEKKLKRKNCNLYEIALYETENNIVYYRGE; encoded by the coding sequence ATGTTAGTTAAAAGGGTTTTTAATTTTGCTGCTGCACATAATTTAATAAAATATCATGGAAAGTGTGAATCTTTACATGGACATAATTATAGATTAGAGGTTACTGTAAAAGGAACAACAAACGATGAGGGTATGGTTATTGATTTTTTGGAATTAAAAAAAATTGTGAAAGAAGAAGTTTTAAATATACTTGATCATTCATATCTCAATGATATTATAGAACAACCTACTGCAGAAAACATTTCTATGTGGATTTGGAATAAACTAGAAAAAAAATTAAAAAGAAAAAATTGCAATTTATATGAGATTGCTTTATATGAAACAGAAAATAATATTGTATACTACAGGGGTGAATGA
- a CDS encoding IGHMBP2 family helicase produces the protein MNFLEILYEAIELEKEAEIKAMINEIKQYGKNREKIGRAINNLNGKYIVKEMGRLHLIKFGRKESFKTDISVGDIVLVSKGNPLKSELTGSVTEIGNKYIIIAFSNNPPIWVQKSKNIRIDLYLNEITFKRMQNAILKLHYAEGKLKILKSIILGNKKPKIPKKMNLTFFDTALNNSQKEAVKKASGSEDVFLIHGPPGTGKTRTLTEVILQEIKLGKKVLATADSNTATDNLLFNLVKYSHIKVCRLGHPTRIDTKLKQHSLFYLVENHHEYKKINEIREKAMKLSEERDNYIKPTPQFRRGLTDSQIEKYALKERGTRGIFPKAMKSMYNWIKLNNEVQELYNKARRLENDLIKKIISESDVIVSTNSSAGIEELEEIKFDTIVIDEGSQATEPSCYIPIVHGKKIIMGGDHKQLPPTILNNKAKKVLSRTLFEKLINLYPENSSILTIQYRMNEAIMQFSNNKFYNGILKSHKTVKNKTLNIKANYFEYPYNEILDKTPIVFVDTSLVPEKFEVMKKGSTSKYNPFEAKIIIRIANILNNEKIDFGVISPYNDQVKFLKEKIEGTVNTVDGFQGKEKDVIIFSLTRSNEEGLIGFLTDERRLNVAITRAKRKLIIIGNIKTIEKYTLFKEFIEYIKTNGKIITLINLDH, from the coding sequence ATGAATTTTTTAGAAATTTTATATGAGGCCATTGAATTAGAAAAAGAAGCTGAAATAAAAGCCATGATTAATGAAATAAAGCAATATGGAAAAAATAGGGAAAAGATCGGTCGAGCTATAAATAACTTAAATGGCAAATATATTGTAAAAGAAATGGGAAGGCTTCATTTAATTAAATTTGGAAGGAAAGAATCTTTTAAAACCGATATATCAGTTGGAGATATTGTTTTAGTAAGCAAAGGAAACCCATTAAAAAGCGAGTTAACCGGTTCTGTTACGGAAATTGGAAATAAATATATTATAATAGCATTTTCAAATAATCCTCCTATATGGGTTCAAAAATCAAAAAATATAAGAATAGATTTATATTTAAATGAAATTACTTTCAAAAGAATGCAAAATGCTATTTTAAAATTACATTACGCTGAAGGTAAATTAAAAATATTAAAATCCATTATTTTAGGAAATAAAAAGCCAAAAATACCTAAAAAAATGAATTTAACCTTTTTTGATACAGCATTAAATAATTCTCAAAAAGAAGCTGTCAAAAAAGCATCAGGAAGTGAAGATGTTTTTTTAATTCATGGTCCACCAGGTACAGGAAAAACCAGAACATTAACTGAAGTAATATTACAGGAAATAAAATTAGGTAAAAAAGTTTTGGCGACAGCAGACTCAAATACTGCAACAGACAATTTGTTGTTTAATCTTGTTAAATATTCTCATATTAAAGTGTGCAGACTGGGGCATCCGACACGAATAGATACAAAATTAAAACAACATTCATTATTTTATCTCGTTGAAAATCACCATGAATATAAAAAGATTAATGAAATTAGAGAAAAAGCTATGAAATTATCTGAAGAAAGAGATAATTATATTAAACCCACACCACAATTTAGACGAGGATTAACTGATTCTCAAATAGAAAAATATGCTTTAAAAGAAAGAGGAACCAGAGGGATATTTCCAAAAGCTATGAAATCAATGTATAACTGGATCAAATTAAATAACGAAGTACAAGAATTATATAATAAAGCAAGAAGATTGGAAAACGATTTAATAAAAAAAATTATTTCGGAAAGTGATGTTATAGTTAGCACAAATAGTTCCGCTGGAATCGAGGAATTAGAAGAAATTAAATTTGATACAATTGTTATTGATGAAGGATCGCAAGCAACAGAGCCTTCATGTTATATTCCAATAGTTCACGGTAAAAAAATCATTATGGGTGGAGATCATAAACAGTTGCCTCCAACAATATTAAATAATAAAGCAAAGAAAGTTTTATCAAGAACCTTATTTGAAAAATTAATAAATCTATATCCGGAAAATTCATCTATATTAACAATTCAATATAGAATGAATGAGGCTATAATGCAATTTTCTAATAATAAGTTTTATAATGGTATATTGAAAAGTCATAAAACGGTAAAAAATAAAACTTTAAATATAAAAGCAAATTATTTTGAATATCCTTATAATGAAATTTTAGATAAAACACCTATCGTATTTGTTGATACTTCTTTAGTTCCTGAAAAATTTGAAGTAATGAAAAAAGGATCAACTTCAAAGTATAACCCTTTTGAAGCTAAAATTATTATAAGAATTGCAAATATATTAAATAATGAAAAGATTGATTTTGGAGTTATTTCACCATATAACGATCAGGTAAAATTTTTAAAAGAGAAAATCGAAGGAACTGTAAATACTGTTGATGGATTTCAAGGCAAAGAAAAAGATGTAATAATCTTTTCATTAACGAGAAGCAATGAAGAAGGTTTAATTGGTTTTTTAACTGATGAAAGGAGATTAAATGTTGCTATAACAAGAGCAAAAAGAAAATTAATAATAATTGGAAATATCAAAACTATTGAAAAATATACATTATTCAAAGAGTTTATTGAATATATTAAAACAAATGGAAAAATTATCACATTAATTAATTTGGACCATTAA
- a CDS encoding PD-(D/E)XK nuclease family protein — MISKYPEKSWSFSKYKTLMKCPRAYYYSKFLMWGGWERTASERSRKAYRLTKLTTIEQFLGALIHKYIANNITALKIKDIKSAINYIGKEFNKAVYSSYKLRKEWELDPKNYTMFYSVYYKNRNLFEDKLGKEIKEKTNVLLNNYFNSNTLKDLQNGIKIIEIDKEKNYPSFFIRDYKIYSIVDLMYEKNNEIYIIDWKTGKKSSDDEFQLKLYALYAYKNYNIDLNKITLINEYLYEGTFEKRKYGKNELLEVEKFIEEKITVMEEYLDDKEKNIPKSEAFFPAKTSKYNCKWCNFKEICPEYSESFINTNI, encoded by the coding sequence ATGATTTCTAAATATCCGGAAAAATCATGGTCATTTTCTAAATATAAAACATTAATGAAATGTCCAAGAGCTTATTATTATTCGAAATTTTTAATGTGGGGTGGTTGGGAAAGAACTGCTTCAGAAAGGTCAAGAAAAGCATATAGGCTAACCAAACTAACGACAATAGAACAATTTTTAGGAGCATTAATACACAAATATATAGCAAATAATATAACAGCTTTAAAAATAAAAGATATAAAAAGTGCTATTAATTATATAGGAAAAGAATTTAATAAAGCTGTATATTCTTCATACAAATTGAGAAAAGAATGGGAATTAGATCCTAAAAATTATACCATGTTTTATTCAGTTTACTATAAAAACAGAAATCTATTTGAAGATAAGTTAGGAAAAGAAATAAAAGAAAAAACAAACGTCTTACTTAACAATTACTTTAATTCTAATACATTAAAAGACTTGCAAAATGGAATAAAAATTATCGAAATAGATAAAGAAAAAAATTATCCTTCTTTTTTCATAAGAGATTATAAAATATATTCTATAGTAGATTTAATGTATGAAAAAAACAATGAAATATATATTATTGATTGGAAAACTGGTAAAAAATCATCTGATGATGAATTTCAATTAAAATTATATGCATTATATGCATATAAAAATTATAATATTGATTTAAATAAGATTACACTTATTAACGAATATTTATATGAAGGAACATTTGAAAAAAGGAAATATGGCAAAAATGAATTATTAGAAGTAGAAAAATTTATAGAAGAAAAAATAACCGTCATGGAAGAATATTTAGATGATAAAGAAAAAAATATCCCCAAATCAGAAGCATTCTTTCCTGCAAAAACTTCAAAATATAACTGCAAATGGTGCAATTTTAAAGAAATCTGCCCAGAATACAGTGAAAGTTTCATAAATACA